Proteins encoded within one genomic window of candidate division KSB1 bacterium:
- a CDS encoding D-glycerate dehydrogenase produces MAKENFKVYVTRIIPQPGLDILHENLTDVRINEEDHLLSRDELLENVKGLDGLLPLLTEQIDGEVMDTAGKQLRIIANHAVGFDNIDVPAATERGIMVTNTPGVLTDATSDHAWALLFATARRIVESDKFTRAGKYKGWGPMMYLGGDITGRTLGVVGAGRIGNAVAEKSRGFKMQILYCDEFRNENLENEYGAKKVSFEELLKESDFVTVHVPLLESTHHLFNDAVFKQMKKTAYLINTSRGPVVDEAALARALQNGEIAGAGIDVYEEEPAIHPELISLDKAVLTPHIASATIETRTKMATMAAQNLVDGLKGKRPTNLLNPEVIT; encoded by the coding sequence ATGGCCAAAGAAAATTTTAAGGTCTACGTTACAAGGATCATCCCGCAGCCGGGATTGGACATTTTACACGAAAACTTAACTGACGTTAGAATCAACGAAGAAGACCATCTTTTGAGCCGTGATGAATTACTTGAAAATGTTAAGGGGCTCGATGGCTTGCTGCCTTTGTTAACTGAACAGATCGACGGCGAAGTGATGGACACCGCGGGCAAGCAGTTAAGAATCATTGCAAATCATGCCGTTGGGTTTGATAATATCGATGTGCCGGCAGCAACTGAACGCGGGATTATGGTCACCAACACTCCCGGCGTTCTCACGGATGCCACTTCCGATCATGCCTGGGCGCTGCTTTTTGCAACCGCACGACGGATTGTAGAATCGGATAAGTTCACCCGGGCCGGTAAATACAAAGGCTGGGGACCCATGATGTATTTGGGTGGTGACATCACCGGCAGGACTCTTGGCGTCGTAGGAGCGGGCAGGATCGGGAATGCGGTTGCGGAAAAGTCGCGCGGGTTTAAAATGCAAATTCTTTACTGCGACGAATTCCGGAACGAAAATCTTGAAAATGAGTACGGAGCCAAAAAAGTCTCTTTTGAAGAATTGCTCAAGGAATCCGATTTTGTAACGGTGCATGTACCGTTACTGGAGAGCACGCACCATTTGTTTAACGACGCCGTTTTTAAGCAAATGAAAAAGACCGCTTATTTGATTAACACATCCCGCGGCCCGGTCGTGGATGAAGCCGCACTTGCGAGGGCGCTTCAGAACGGTGAAATCGCCGGCGCCGGCATCGATGTTTATGAAGAAGAACCGGCGATTCATCCTGAGCTCATTTCACTTGATAAGGCCGTGCTGACGCCACATATCGCCAGCGCTACTATTGAAACAAGAACAAAAATGGCAACCATGGCGGCCCAGAATTTGGTTGATGGTCTAAAAGGAAAACGGCCGACTAATTTGCTCAATCCGGAAGTAATAACTTGA